A stretch of the Microcella sp. genome encodes the following:
- a CDS encoding GntR family transcriptional regulator: MTAAFVPTPATRDGNASSRVAEGIRDGIVRGTYPPGARLRQEEIAERFGASRVPVREALKLLEAEGLVTLVPNAGAWVSRLTLAECEEVYQARERLEPLLMRYSMPSLTARDIIELAELAQQMTETDDVAEFLALDRAFHMLSYSGAETLVLNDLVTRLWNTTQPYRRAYTLMIDDHSQRIVHDEHHLLVTAVREGDVESAERTVENHIRRTRRLLAAHPDIFTDASASTR; this comes from the coding sequence ATGACTGCCGCCTTCGTGCCGACGCCGGCCACCCGCGACGGCAATGCGAGCTCGCGCGTCGCCGAGGGCATCCGCGACGGCATCGTGCGCGGCACCTACCCTCCTGGTGCTCGCCTGCGGCAGGAGGAGATCGCCGAGCGCTTCGGCGCGAGCCGTGTGCCGGTGCGCGAGGCGCTCAAGCTGCTCGAGGCCGAGGGTCTCGTCACCCTCGTGCCCAACGCCGGGGCGTGGGTCTCGCGCCTCACCCTCGCCGAGTGCGAAGAGGTCTACCAAGCCCGCGAGAGGCTCGAACCGCTGCTGATGCGCTACTCGATGCCCTCCTTGACGGCACGCGACATCATCGAGCTCGCCGAGCTCGCACAGCAGATGACCGAGACCGACGACGTTGCCGAGTTCTTGGCGCTCGACCGCGCCTTCCACATGCTCAGCTATTCGGGGGCCGAGACGCTCGTGCTCAACGACCTCGTCACGCGATTGTGGAACACCACGCAGCCGTACCGTCGCGCCTACACGCTCATGATCGACGACCACAGCCAGCGCATCGTGCACGACGAGCACCACTTGCTCGTGACCGCCGTGCGCGAAGGCGATGTCGAGAGTGCCGAGCGCACGGTAGAGAACCACATCAGGCGCACGCGACGACTGCTCGCCGCGCATCCCGACATCTTCACCGACGCCTCGGCGTCGACCCGATAA
- a CDS encoding VOC family protein has translation MGLPGLRGTEHIGFTVPDLDEAQRFFVDVIGCEYVYTLGPFERDDDWMLEHLNVHPRSVMRELRFFRCGFGPNFEIFQWEPADGQAPQPRNSDIGGHHLAFYVDDLDAGIAHLREHGVRLLGEPTSSRNASEGQRWQYFLSPWGMQLELVSYPDGKAYERDATVRLWDPRRPAE, from the coding sequence ATGGGTCTTCCCGGGTTGAGAGGCACCGAGCACATCGGCTTCACCGTGCCCGACCTTGACGAGGCTCAACGCTTCTTCGTCGACGTCATCGGCTGCGAGTACGTCTACACGCTCGGTCCGTTCGAGCGCGATGACGACTGGATGCTCGAGCACTTGAACGTGCACCCCCGCTCGGTGATGCGCGAGCTGAGGTTCTTCCGCTGCGGCTTCGGCCCGAACTTCGAGATCTTCCAGTGGGAGCCTGCCGATGGGCAGGCGCCCCAGCCGCGCAACAGCGACATCGGCGGCCACCACCTGGCGTTCTACGTCGACGACCTCGATGCCGGCATCGCGCACTTGCGCGAGCACGGCGTGCGACTGCTGGGCGAACCGACGAGCAGCCGCAACGCGAGCGAGGGTCAGCGCTGGCAGTACTTTCTCTCGCCCTGGGGCATGCAGCTTGAGCTCGTCAGCTACCCCGACGGCAAGGCCTACGAGCGCGACGCGACCGTGCGCCTGTGGGACCCGAGGAGGCCGGCCGAATGA
- a CDS encoding alpha-ketoacid dehydrogenase subunit alpha/beta, giving the protein MPKQRRLESTAPWVELSTTAADWKAADPALLATMLGQLHLIRAFEERVLDLAGEGLVHGPAHSSIGQEGGAVGSIVGLRSSDAVNGSHRGHHQFLAKALTHVAQGGLDLDALVTADIQTVLQKTLAEILGLAQGYCRGRGGSMHLQWFEAGALGTNAIVGGGAPMATGNAWAQKRSGTTDLTINYFGDGAAQIGSVLESMNLAAAWKLPVCFFVENNFYAVATRIEESVADTRLSVRGMGFGIPSWRVDGMDPLAVHLAMEQAAEVMRSGGGPAVAEAEVYRFFHQNGPYPGSAFGYRTKEEEAEWKKRDPLERVAREMIKLGLIDEAGVESVRAQAVAAMDAATEPLLEADPEKQGRRRIRPELWPDPNFVDVGVRGDASELESLTVLDPSTSQAAREETKFVDAVAGVMERRMSQDDRIVVLGEDIHRLKGGTNGATKGLADAFPDRILGTPISENAFMGLGGGLALDGRYRPVIEFMYPDFMWVAADQVFNQVGKARHMFGGDNPVPLVLRTKVAMGSGYGSQHLMDPAGIFATSPGWRIVAPSSAADYVGLMNAALALQDPVLVIEHVDLYGEKDEVIAGDLDYIIPPGTAAVRREGAEMTVISYLSMVRHCAEAIEQTGVDAELIDLRWLDRASIDWATIEASVKKTNAVLIVEQGAIGTSYGGWLADEIQRRFFDWLDQPVQRVTGTESSPSISRVLERAAIARTEEVVAGLETVRRNAGGA; this is encoded by the coding sequence ATGCCGAAACAACGACGTTTGGAATCCACCGCTCCGTGGGTCGAGCTCAGCACGACGGCCGCCGATTGGAAGGCCGCCGACCCTGCGCTGCTCGCCACGATGCTCGGCCAGTTGCACCTCATCCGCGCCTTCGAAGAGCGCGTGCTCGACCTGGCCGGTGAAGGCCTCGTGCACGGCCCGGCGCACTCGTCGATCGGTCAAGAGGGCGGTGCCGTCGGCTCGATCGTGGGTCTGCGCTCGAGCGATGCCGTCAACGGCTCGCACCGCGGCCACCACCAGTTTCTCGCCAAGGCGCTGACGCACGTCGCCCAGGGCGGCCTCGACCTCGACGCTCTCGTCACCGCAGACATTCAGACGGTGCTGCAGAAGACGCTCGCCGAGATTCTCGGCCTCGCCCAGGGCTACTGCCGCGGTCGCGGTGGCTCGATGCACCTGCAGTGGTTCGAGGCTGGCGCGCTCGGTACCAACGCCATCGTGGGCGGCGGCGCCCCGATGGCCACGGGCAACGCCTGGGCCCAGAAGCGCTCGGGCACCACCGACCTCACCATCAACTACTTCGGCGATGGCGCCGCGCAGATCGGCTCGGTGCTCGAGTCGATGAACCTCGCCGCCGCGTGGAAGCTGCCGGTCTGCTTCTTCGTCGAGAACAACTTTTACGCCGTCGCGACCCGCATCGAGGAGAGCGTGGCCGACACCCGGCTCTCGGTGCGCGGCATGGGCTTCGGCATTCCGTCGTGGCGGGTCGACGGCATGGACCCGCTCGCCGTGCACCTCGCCATGGAACAGGCCGCCGAGGTCATGCGGTCGGGCGGTGGCCCCGCGGTCGCCGAGGCCGAGGTGTACCGCTTCTTCCACCAGAACGGCCCGTACCCGGGCAGCGCCTTCGGCTACCGCACGAAAGAAGAAGAGGCGGAGTGGAAGAAGCGCGACCCGCTCGAGCGCGTCGCCCGCGAGATGATCAAGCTCGGTCTCATCGATGAGGCGGGCGTCGAGAGCGTGCGCGCCCAGGCCGTCGCGGCGATGGATGCGGCCACCGAGCCGCTGCTCGAGGCCGATCCCGAGAAGCAGGGTCGCCGCCGCATCCGCCCCGAGCTCTGGCCCGACCCGAACTTCGTCGACGTCGGTGTGCGCGGCGACGCGAGCGAGCTCGAGTCGCTCACCGTGCTCGACCCGAGCACGTCGCAGGCCGCGCGCGAAGAGACCAAGTTCGTCGATGCCGTCGCGGGCGTCATGGAGCGCCGGATGTCGCAAGACGATCGCATCGTGGTGCTCGGTGAGGACATCCACCGGCTCAAGGGCGGCACCAACGGCGCGACCAAGGGCCTCGCCGATGCCTTCCCCGACCGCATTCTCGGCACGCCGATCAGCGAGAACGCGTTCATGGGCCTCGGCGGCGGGCTCGCCCTCGACGGCCGCTACCGCCCCGTCATCGAGTTCATGTACCCCGACTTCATGTGGGTCGCGGCAGACCAGGTGTTCAACCAGGTGGGCAAGGCACGCCACATGTTCGGCGGCGACAACCCCGTGCCGCTCGTGCTGCGCACGAAGGTCGCCATGGGCTCGGGCTACGGCTCGCAGCACCTCATGGACCCGGCGGGCATCTTCGCCACGAGCCCGGGCTGGCGCATCGTCGCCCCGTCGTCGGCCGCCGACTACGTGGGCCTCATGAACGCCGCCCTCGCCCTGCAAGACCCCGTGCTGGTGATCGAGCACGTCGACCTCTACGGCGAGAAAGACGAAGTCATCGCCGGCGACCTCGACTACATCATTCCGCCAGGCACTGCCGCGGTGCGCCGTGAGGGCGCCGAGATGACGGTCATCAGCTACCTGTCGATGGTGCGGCACTGCGCCGAGGCTATCGAGCAGACGGGCGTGGATGCTGAGCTCATCGACCTGCGCTGGCTCGACCGGGCGTCGATCGATTGGGCGACCATCGAAGCCAGCGTCAAGAAGACGAACGCGGTGCTCATCGTCGAGCAGGGCGCCATCGGCACGTCGTACGGCGGCTGGCTGGCCGACGAGATTCAGCGCCGGTTCTTCGACTGGCTCGACCAGCCGGTGCAGCGGGTCACGGGCACCGAGTCGTCGCCCTCGATCTCACGCGTGCTCGAACGGGCCGCAATCGCCCGCACCGAAGAGGTCGTCGCCGGCCTCGAAACCGTGCGCCGGAATGCGGGGGGTGCCTGA
- a CDS encoding dihydrolipoamide acetyltransferase family protein: MATTIRMPEVLANVTEAAVQKWLVAPGDAIAVGQPFAEIETEKAVVEYTAETAGTVLELLIKEGDNVDVGAPIAIVGEAGEVAPASPAADSSAAGAAATAAPAEPAAPAAESAPAAATPAAPAPAAPQQTTAAPGGEAHPGARRFISPLVRRLARERGLDLSSVTGSGPDGRIVRRDIEALAAGASASAAAAPAPAATPAPAAASAEPELIPHSRMRTTIARRLTESKSTVPHFYLTADCRVDRLLELRREINAIDGVKISVNDLVVKAVAAAFADVPEANTTWSDEGRLRHRTADIAIAVSLDDGLVTPVVRGVESLTVTALSAAVIDLATRAREGKLKQHEIEGGSFAVSNLGMFGTQAFSAIINPPQAGILAVGAARQAPVVVDGALEVGTVMTVTLSADHRVMDGALAARWLAAFVSRIENPVSILA, from the coding sequence ATGGCGACGACCATCCGCATGCCGGAGGTGCTCGCGAACGTCACCGAGGCGGCCGTGCAGAAGTGGCTCGTCGCCCCGGGCGACGCCATCGCCGTGGGGCAGCCCTTCGCCGAGATCGAGACCGAGAAGGCTGTCGTCGAGTACACCGCCGAGACGGCCGGAACCGTGCTCGAGCTGCTCATCAAGGAGGGCGACAACGTCGACGTCGGCGCCCCCATCGCGATCGTGGGGGAGGCGGGGGAGGTGGCCCCCGCCTCTCCCGCGGCAGACTCGTCTGCCGCTGGAGCCGCGGCCACCGCCGCACCGGCCGAGCCGGCAGCGCCCGCTGCCGAGTCGGCACCTGCCGCAGCAACACCCGCTGCGCCTGCACCCGCAGCACCTCAGCAGACCACGGCCGCTCCGGGGGGCGAGGCGCACCCCGGAGCGCGCCGATTCATCAGCCCGCTCGTGCGGCGGCTCGCTCGCGAGCGCGGCCTCGATCTGTCGTCGGTCACCGGTAGCGGCCCCGACGGCCGCATTGTGCGGCGCGATATCGAGGCGCTCGCCGCCGGCGCTTCCGCCTCGGCAGCCGCTGCACCCGCACCGGCAGCCACGCCAGCTCCCGCCGCGGCGTCGGCCGAACCGGAGCTGATTCCGCACAGCCGCATGCGCACGACGATCGCGCGCCGGCTCACCGAGAGCAAGTCGACGGTGCCGCACTTCTACCTGACGGCCGACTGCCGGGTCGACCGGCTGCTCGAGCTGCGACGCGAGATCAACGCCATCGACGGCGTCAAGATCTCGGTCAACGACCTCGTGGTGAAAGCCGTGGCGGCCGCCTTCGCCGACGTGCCCGAGGCCAACACGACGTGGAGCGATGAGGGCCGGCTGCGCCACCGCACCGCCGACATCGCGATCGCCGTGTCTCTCGACGACGGCCTCGTGACTCCGGTCGTGCGCGGCGTCGAGTCGCTCACCGTCACGGCACTCTCGGCCGCGGTCATCGACCTGGCGACCCGGGCTCGCGAGGGAAAGCTCAAGCAGCACGAGATCGAGGGCGGCAGCTTCGCCGTCTCGAACCTCGGCATGTTCGGCACGCAGGCCTTCAGCGCGATCATCAATCCGCCCCAGGCGGGAATCCTTGCGGTCGGCGCAGCGCGTCAGGCCCCCGTCGTCGTCGACGGCGCGCTCGAGGTCGGCACGGTCATGACCGTGACGCTCTCGGCCGACCACCGCGTGATGGATGGCGCGCTCGCCGCGCGCTGGCTCGCCGCCTTCGTCTCTCGCATTGAGAACCCCGTGTCGATCCTCGCCTGA